In Tenebrio molitor chromosome 6, icTenMoli1.1, whole genome shotgun sequence, one genomic interval encodes:
- the nej gene encoding CREB-binding protein isoform X4 has product MADHLVDGPPNAKRQKLDPFQGPSDSSAYNNYGLGSTQGLASTMGGGVVSNPSQQQWNLCHQQNVLSNMDMFDLENDLPDELMSSSSWGLSDNMGNSKPPPHGPGPGTMQNGIESGDSGNSLRQIQLSMLQGNKGLISNALAMAGGQLGNKSPNLQSPPNVSVAKANVVDQMNLGSLPSSISNNAGLQSMANNGTSPQIMSSIQGMNNSAGGNMIMTNSSMNTMAGMAGGGLVVSSTVNKPLTNTTNMMAPGQPHHPGNHTVPQQRLLNVRLEGTIRHNFQFSKLQPMQNGPMLSRVAMQHLNARAPGPHGVHPLGTRMQTPGMMQLGGAVGQGMPGNTPYSYPNAGPQGVATPQPHANKIGVPQTRFGGPAGPVGPAGGGEGGMAPTQLPAPSPAQPQSGAPSGSQPGPQTATQNQGTGPPPSSTADPEKRKLIQQQLVLLLHAHKCQRRESQANGEVWQCNLPHCKTMKNVLNHMTTCNAGKSCSVAHCSSSRQIISHWKHCTKMDCPVCLPLKQADKNRNNNPNAATNPPQSTQSINPSATDMRRAYDALGIQCPTTGAGATPTGLIPNAGQQRPCIRLPIAGGPNMPAGIGVRAMPPATAQPAPNVSLPLGSDSTPNSNQGVSQTPSIQQSVSNVIFGLTNDATGQGLVGPGGLQAGQVTASPVQGTKEWHQSVTPDLRNHLVHKLVQAIFPTPDPQAMLDKRMHNLVAYARKVEGDMYEMANSRSEYYHLLAEKIYKIQKELEEKRQKRKEQQQLQQQHIQPPQIRPTLQGAVPGVVARPQGVPGGLAQQQQPGLRSGSPALGGIGTLNQAGGRLFQVQQNAQQNNQQQPNVVGLPGPSPTASNPGLSPFGQPLSQGNTASTSTGNQFAATNGPVSLPQTSPASSAQQSQFNDIMKNRLAPSPSTFGLQSQNLTQPNQGQVNNSIANSARISATPNSDSVTTPHAAGPKSVSSSRGASPAPATPIQSSPATTASLGKGMSSAERAAQNAPRQSSMSSQMAAITAAHDRDDDSPSPPPNSIKGKLDQMKEENSMDIKHIKQEVDDEQCQSEGGKNIKSEIKMDIKSEIKTEPLDDCESKIKEELHIKEEQGVPDSSMDVKPSISDGSMVPMGCAMDKKQRKCIFKLDELRQKLMPTLEKLYRQDPESLPFRQPVDPHTLGIPDYFDIVKRPMDLSTIKKKLDIGQYTDPWEYVDDVWLMFDNAWLYNRKTSRVYRYCTKLSEVFEMEIDPVMQSMGYCCGRKYTFNPQVLCCYGKQLCTIPRDAKYYSYQNRYTFCQKCFNDIQGDTVTLGDDPTQAQTAIKKDQFKEMKNDHLEMEAFVHCTDCGRKLHQICVLHNENIWTQGFTCDECLKKKGAKRRDNKFNAKRLPVTKLGVYIETRVNNFLKKKEAGAGEVSIRVVSSSEKTVEVKPGMRCKFVETGELSSEFPYRAKALFAFEEIDGVDVCFFGMHVQEYGSECPPPNTRRVYIAYLDSVHFFKPRQFRTAVYHEILLGYMDYVKQLGYTMAHIWACPPSEGDDYIFHCHPAEQKIPKPKRLQDWYKKMLDKGIIERIVLDYKDILKQAMEDNLRSAADLPYFEGDFWPNVLEESIKELDQEEEEKRKQAEAAEAAANAIFSLTEECETGPDGKKKGQKKAKKSNKSKANQRKNSKKSNTPQTGNDLSAKIFATMEKHKEVFFVIRLHSVQSAASLGPIQDPDPFINCDLMDGRDAFLTLAREKHYEFSSLRRAKFSTMCMLYELHNQGQDKFVYTCNNCKSHVETRYHCTECDDFDLCIQCYDKEGHPHKMVKLGFDLDDGSSPSDQKQANPQEARKLSIQRCIHSLVHACQCRDANCRLTSCQKMKRVVTHTKMCKRKTNGGCPICKQLIALCCYHAKHCQETKCPVPFCSNIKHKLKQQQLQQRLQQAQLLRRRMAVMNTRTLPQGNAIPGANSVGLASGVQSVVPGAVSPANSMNSSGLANSAMGIQSPHQPGIGLKPGTQTPPANVLQVVKQVQEEAARQQAPHVGYGKVTPGGGVPGQNMPPPQLRMGHMGTDQGGNLLPMTQWQQRYPGGAGQGIRQPGPQIIQQGQVGQTPMQGNQGAVRPGLGNIPNPPSAMQKQALQQLMQTLRSPQSPEQQQQILTILKANPQLMAAFIKQRQQSQLQQPSGTGVAGTPPQQLQHMLTQQNTAQHQNRLQMQGGMLGQNPGQGLNQGPPTQPLTPQQQQQQQQQQQWYKHHQLLLRQQQQQQQAAAQQQQQQQQQQQQQQQQQQPFQQPSAPPSYQQRLPAIRQPHMSYNSYPEQQYPPMQGLKPTPPPVPSPQGVMGPPQGGISVQQQQQLRSPPPIRSPQPSPSSRPSPSPRNQAVASPRGPQPSPHDMAASEMLLGQNHTGALHPHASPVGTNQETGEVPAMTPQDQLSKFVEQL; this is encoded by the exons ATGGCCGATCATCTCGTCGATGGACCGCCGAACGCCAAACGGCAGAAACTGGACCCCTTCCAGGGGCCCTCCGACTCTTCAG CTTACAACAACTACGGCTTGGGCTCAACACAGGGCCTGGCATCGACAATGGGTGGTGGTGTTGTCTCCAATCCGTCTCAGCAGCAATGGAACCTGTGCCACCAGCAAA ATGTGCTTTCGAACATGGATATGTTCGACCTGGAGAACGATCTCCCGGACGAGCTCATGTCGTCTTCATCGTGGGGCCTTTCCGACAACATGGGCAACAGCAAGCCGCCCCCTCACGGTCCCGGCCCGGGGACGATGCAGAACGGTATCGAGAGCGGCGACAGCGGCAACAGCCTGAGACAGATACAGCTCAGCATGCTCCAGGGCAACAAAGGCTTGATCAGTAACGCTTTGGCGATGGCCGGCGGACAGTTGGGGAACAAGAGTCCCAACTTGCAATCGCCACCCAACGTCTCCGTGGCCAAGGCGAACGTGGTGGACCAGATGAACCTGGGGAGTTTGCCGTCGAGCATCTCGAATAACGCCGGGTTGCAATCGATGGCCAACAACGGCACTTCGCCGCAGATCATGAGTTCGATACAAG GAATGAACAACAGTGCTGGTGGGAACATGATCATGACCAACAGCAGCATGAACACCATGGCGGGAATGGCCGGAGGAGGCTTGGTGGTCAGCAGTACGGTGAACAAGCCGCTGACCAACACCACGAACATGATGGCACCGGGGCAACCCCATCATCCAGGAAACCATACAGTACCTCAGCAG CGTTTGCTTAATGTCCGGCTCGAAGGAACAATACGTCATAATTTCCAATTTTCGAAATTGCAGCCCATGCAGAACGGCCCTATGCTGAGCCGCGTGGCCATGCAACATCTCAACGCCAGAGCCCCGGGACCTCACGGCGTCCATCCGCTCGGCACCAGGATGCAAACGCCTGGAATGATGCAGTTGGGCGGTGCCGTGGGTCAAGGAATGCCTGGAAATACTCCGTATTCATATCCGAACGCCGGACCTCAAG GTGTGGCAACTCCCCAACCCCACGCCAACAAAATAGGAGTTCCCCAGACGAGGTTCGGCGGTCCCGCAGGTCCTGTGGGTCCCGCGGGAGGTGGAGAAGGCGGCATGGCGCCCACTCAACTGCCTGCACCTTCGCCGGCCCAACCGCAGTCGGGGGCACCTTCGGGGTCGCAACCGGGACCTCAGACGGCGACGCAGAATCAAGGGACGGGGCCCCCGCCCTCGTCGACGG CAGACCCAGAGAAGCGCAAGCTGATCCAACAACAGTTGGTGTTGTTGCTGCACGCGCACAAGTGTCAGAGAAGAGAATCGCAAGCCAACGGCGAAGTGTGGCAGTGCAACCTACCCCATTGCAAGACGATGAAAAACGTTTTGAATCACATGACGACGTGCAACGCCGGCAAGAGCTGCTCAGTCGCGCACTGTAGTTCCTCGAGGCAGATCATCAGCCATTGGAAACATTGCACCAAGATGGACTGTCCGGTTTGTTTACCTCTCAAACAAGCGGACAAGAACAGAAACAACAATCCAAACG CTGCCACGAACCCGCCTCAGAGTACTCAGTCAATAAATCCGTCGGCTACGGACATGAGGAGAGCGTACGACGCTCTAGGTATTCAGTGTCCGACGACGGGAGCCGGCGCCACTCCCACCGGCCTAATTCCCAACGCGGGACAACAACGACCGTGCATAAGACTTCCCATAGCGGGAGGACCGAACATGCCCGCCGGTATAGGAGTGCGGGCCATGCCTCCCGCGACGGCTCAGCCGGCCCCCAACGTCAGCCTTCCCCTGGGAAGCGATTCCACACCGAACAGCAACCAGGGGGTCAGTCAGACCCCTAGCATCCAACAGAGCGTCTCGAACGTCATCTTCGGACTGACGAACGACGCCACCGGACAAGGTCTAGTAGGACCTGGAGGTTTGCAAGCCGGCCAAGTGACGGCCTCACCTGTTCAAGGGACCAAAGAATGGCACCAGTCGGTAACTCCCGATCTCAGAAACCATCTGGTGCACAAACTAGTACAAGCTATATTTCCGACGCCCGATCCTCAAGCGATGCTCGACAAGAGAATGCACAATCTAGTCGCTTACGCGCGAAAAGTCGAAGGCGACATGTACGAAATGGCCAATTCCAGATCCGAGTACTACCATCTCCTCGCCGAGAAGATCTACAAGATCCAGAAGGAGCTGGAAGAGAAGCGACAGAAGCGGAaagaacaacaacaattgCAACAACAACACATCCAGCCTCCGCAGATCAGGCCGACGCTGCAAGGAGCCGTCCCCGGAGTCGTGGCGAGGCCCCAAGGCGTGCCCGGCGGACTTGCTCAGCAACAACAGCCGGGATTGCGCAGCGGTTCTCCGGCGTTGGGCGGCATCGGAACGCTGAACCAAGCCGGCGGGAGGCTGTTCCAAGTGCAACAGAACGCCCAACAGAACAACCAACAGCAACCGAACGTGGTCGGTCTTCCTGGACCCAGTCCGACGGCGTCGAATCCGGGATTGTCGCCTTTCGGTCAGCCCTTGTCGCAGGGGAATACGGCGTCGACCTCGACCGGGAACCAGTTCGCGGCGACCAACGGTCCGGTCAGTTTGCCGCAAACGTCGCCGGCCAGTTCGGCGCAACAATCGCAATTCAACGACATCATGAAGAATCGATTGGCACCGTCGCCGTCGACGTTCGGTCTGCAGTCGCAGAATTTAACGCAGCCGAATCAAGGACAAGTCAACAACAGTATAGCGAACTCCGCTCGAATATCGGCGACGCCGAATTCCGACTCGGTGACCACACCGCACGCTGCAGGTCCCAAGTCGGTGAGTTCGTCGAGGGGCGCGTCGCCGGCACCGGCCACGCCGATTCAGTCGTCGCCAGCGACAACAGCTAGTCTAG GGAAAGGAATGAGCAGTGCGGAGCGGGCGGCTCAGAATGCACCTCGTCAGTCGTCGATGTCTTCGCAGATGGCCGCAATAACGGCGGCTCACGACAGAGACGACGATTCACCGTCGCCCCCGCCAAACAGCATCAAAGGTAAACTGGATCAAATGAAAGAAGAAAATTCCATGGATATCAAGCACATCAAACAAGAAGTCGACGACGAACAATGTCAGAGCGAGGGCGGGAAAAACATTAAAAGCGAAATCAAAATGGATATCAAGTCCGAAATCAAGACGGAGCCGCTCGACGATTGCGAATCGAAAATCAAAGAAGAACTACACATAAAAGAGGAACAAGGTGTGCCTGACAGCTCCATGGACGTGAAACCGTCGATCTCGGACGGTTCTATGGTGCCGATGGGGTGCGCCATGGACAAGAAACAACGAAAATGCA TATTCAAACTTGACGAGCTTCGTCAGAAGTTGATGCCCACGTTGGAGAAACTGTACAGACAAGATCCGGAAAGTTTACCCTTCAGGCAACCGGTCGATCCTCACACTTTGGGCATACCGGATTATTTCGATATCGTAAAGAGACCCATGGATCTGTCCACCATCAAGAAGAAGCTAGACATCGGTCAGTACACCGATCCGTGGGAGTACGTCGACGACGTATGGTTGATGTTCGATAACGCCTGGTTGTACAACAGGAAAACCAGCAGAGTGTACCGTTACTGTACAAAA TTGTCGGAGGTGTTCGAGATGGAAATCGATCCGGTCATGCAGTCCATGGGTTACTGTTGCGGCAGAAAATACACTTTCAATCCTCAAGTGTTGTGCTGCTACGGCAAGCAACTGTGCACCATACCGAGAGACGCCAAATACTACAGCTACCAGAACAG ATACACCTTCTGCCAGAAGTGCTTCAACGACATCCAAGGGGACACGGTAACACTAGGTGATGACCCGACTCAGGCCCAGAC GGCGATCAAGAAAGATCAGTTCAAGGAGATGAAAAACGACCACCTGGAGATGGAGGCGTTCGTGCATTGCACCGACTGCGGCAGGAAGCTGCACCAGATCTGCGTCTTGCACAACGAAAACATCTGGACGCAGGGATTCACCTGCGACGAATGCCTGAAGAAGAAGGGGGCGAAGAGACGCGATAACAAGTTCAACGCGAAGAGGCTTCCCGTTACGAAATTGGGGGTGTACATAGAGACGCGCGTCAACAACTTCCTGAAGAAGAAGGAAGCCGGGGCTGGGGAGGTCTCGATAAGAGTGGTGTCGAGTTCGGAAAAAACGGTCGAAGTGAAGCCGGGGATGAGGTGTAAATTTGTCGAAACTGGAGAGCTGTCGTCGGAGTTCCCCTACAGGGCGAAAGCTCTGTTCGCTTTCGAGGAAATAGACGGCGTCGACGTGTGCTTTTTCGGGATGCACGTCCAAGAGTACGGATCCGAGTGTCCGCCTCCGAACACCAGGCGCGTCTACATCGCCTACTTGGACTCGGTTCATTTTTTCAAACCTCGCCAGTTCAGGACCGCCGTCTACCACGAGATACTGCTGGGGTACATGGACTACGTGAAGCAGCTGGGTTACACGATGGCGCACATCTGGGCCTGTCCGCCGTCAGAGGGCGACGACTACATCTTTCATTGCCATCCGGCCGAACAAAAGATTCCCAAACCGAAGAGACTGCAAGACTGGTACAAGAAGATGCTCGACAAGGGCATCATCGAACGAATCGTCCTCGATTACAAGGACATTTTGAAGCAAGCCATGGAGGATAATCTTAGGTCGGCGGCCGATCTGCCATATTTCGAGGGCGACTTTTGGCCGAACGTGCTGGAAGAGAGCATCAAAGAGCTGGATCAAGAGGAGGAAGAGAAGAGGAAACAAGCGGAAGCCGCCGAGGCCGCAGCCAACGCG attttttctcTGACGGAGGAATGCGAGACCGGACCCGACGGCAAGAAGAAGGGACAGAAAAAGGCCAAAAAGAGCAACAAGTCCAAAGCTAATCAGAGGAAGAACAGCAAAAAGTCGAACACGCCCCAGACCGGTAACGACCTCTcggccaaaatttttgcgaCGATGGAGAAACACAAAGAAGTCTTCTTCGTTATCAGGTTGCACTCGGTGCAGTCGGCGGCGAGTCTAGGG CCGATCCAAGACCCGGATCCTTTCATCAATTGCGACCTGATGGACGGTCGCGACGCCTTCCTGACCCTAGCCCGCGAGAAACATTACGAATTTTCGTCGCTGCGAAGAGCCAAATTCAGCACCATGTGCATGTTGTACGAATTACACAACCAAGGACAGGACAAGTTCGTCTATACGTGCAACAACTGCAAGAGCCACGTCGAGACGCGTTACCACTGCACAGAGTGCGACGATTTCGACCTGTGCATCCAGTGTTACGACAAAGAGGGCCACCCGCACAAGATGGTGAAGCTCGGCTTCGACCTGGACGACGGTTCGTCGCCCAGCGACCAGAAACAGGCCAACCCGCAAGAAGCCAGGAAGTTGTCGATCCAGCGGTGCATCcactctctggtgcacgcgtGTCAATGTCGCGACGCGAACTGTCGCCTGACCAGCTGTCAGAAGATGAAGAGGGTGGTGACGCACACCAAAATGTGCAAGCGAAAGACGAACGGCGGCTGTCCGATATGCAAACAGTTGATAGCGTTGTGCTGTTACCACGCGAAACACTGCCAAGAGACCAAGTGTCCGGTGCCGTTCTGTTCGAACATCAAACACAAGTTGAAACAGCAGCAGCTGCAGCAGCGACTGCAGCAGGCGCAGCTGCTGCGAAGGAGAATGGCCGTGATGAACACGAGAACTTTGCCGCAGGGCAACGCGATTCCGGGTGCGAACAGCGTGGGTTTAGCGTCCGGGGTGCAGTCGGTGGTGCCGGGGGCGGTCAGTCCGGCGAACTCGATGAACTCGTCCGGTTTGGCGAACAGTGCGATGGGAATTCAGTCACCCCATCAGCCCGGAATCGGACTCAAACCGGGCACGCAGACGCCGCCGGCGAACGTCCTCCAAGTCGTGAAGCAGGTGCAGGAGGAAGCGGCCAGACAGCAGGCGCCGCACGTCGGTTACGGAAAAGTGACGCCCGGTGGCGGCGTTCCCGGACAGAACATGCCTCCGCCGCAACTCAGGATGGGACACATGGGCACCGATCAAG ggGGTAACCTACTGCCGATGACGCAATGGCAGCAGAGGTATCCCGGAGGAGCGGGCCAGGGTATAAGACAACCCGGGCCGCAGATCATCCAGCAAGGTCAGGTGGGTCAGACGCCCATGCAGGGAAATCAAGGAGCTGTTCGACCCGGCTTGGGAAACATCCCCAACCCGCCCAGCGCCATGCAGAAGCAAGCTTTGCAGCAGTTGATGCAGACGTTGAGGTCTCCGCAGTCTCccgaacaacaacaacaaatcttGACGATATTGAAAGCGAATCCGCAACTGATGGCGGCTTTCATCAAACAAAGACAG CAGTCCCAACTGCAACAACCCAGCGGTACGGGGGTGGCAGGGACACCGCCTCAACAACTGCAACACATGTTGACGCAGCAGAATACCGCGCAACATCAGAACCGGTTGCAAATGCAGGGCGGAATGTTGGGTCAAAATCCGGGACAGGGCCTGAACCAGGGACCTCCGACGCAGCCGCTGACCCCGCAACAGCAGCAGCAGCAACAACAGCAGCAGCAGTGGTACAAACATCATCAGCTATTGTTGAGACAGCAACAGCAGCAGCAGCAGGCGGCGGCGCAACAGCAGCAGCAACAACAACAGCAGCAgcagcaacaacaacaacaacagcaGCCATTCCAGCAGCCGTCCGCGCCTCCCTCGTATCAGCAAAGGCTGCCGGCCATCAGGCAGCCGCACATGAGCTACAACTCGTATCCGGAACAACAGTATCCTCCGATGCAGGGGCTGAAGCCGACGCCGCCACCAGTGCCGTCTCCGCAGGGCGTGATGGGACCACCTCAGGGCGGGATATCGGTTCAACAGCAGCAGCAGCTGAGGAGTCCGCCGCCGATCAGGAGTCCGCAGCCGAGTCCGTCGTCGAGGCCGTCACCTAGTCCCAGAAATCAGGCGGTAGCGAGTCCCAGAGGGCCCCAGCCGTCGCCACACGACATGGCGGCGTCGGAGATGCTGCTCGGACAGAACCACACGGGAGCGTTGCATCCGCACGCGTCGCCGGTCGGAACCAACCAAGAGACGGGAGAGGTGCCGGCGATGACGCCTCAAGATCAGCTCAGCAAGTTCGTAGAGCAGCTCTAG